The genome window GGTCGGCGCGATCGTCTTCATCAGCCGCTCGGTCCCGGCCCAGCGGCCCCGGCTGGACATCCCGGGTGTGATCCTGGTCTCCGGCGGCCTGTTCGGCGTCGTCTACGGCTTCGCCAACGCGGAGACGCACGACTGGAGCAACTGGATGACCTGGGGCTTCCTGGCCGCGGGCGGCGTGCTCCTGCTGGCGTTCTTCCTCTGGCAGGCCCGGGCGAAGCACCCCCTGCTGCCGCTGCGCGTGCTGGCGGACCGCAACCGCGGCGCCGCCCTGTCCACCGTTCTCATCTCGTCCGCCGGCATGTTCGGCGTCTTCCTCTTCCTCACCTACTACCTGCAGGCGACGCTGGGCTACTCGCCGGTGAAGAACGGCGTGGCCTTCCTGCCGATGGTGGGAGCGCTGATGGTGATGGCGCAGCTGTCCACCAACGTGCTCGTGCCGAAGATCGGCCCCAAGGTGATCGTGCCCATCGGCATGCTGCTGGCAGCGGGCGGCATGGTCTGGCTGACCCGCCTCGGCCTGCACAGCGGCTACGCCGCGCATGTGCTGCCGCCCCTGCTGCTGATCGGCGCGGGCCTCGGCCTGTCGATGCCCGCGGCCATGAGCTACGCGACGCTCGGCGTCCAGGCGAGCGACCAGGGCGTGGCCTCGGCGGCCGTCAACACCACGCAGCAGGTGGGCGGTTCGGTCAGCACCGCGCTGCTCAACACGCTGGCCACCAGCGCCGCGACGGACTACGCGAAGCACCACATGACCGACCCGCTGGTCAAGGTGAACGCCGCGCTGCACAGCTACTCCACCGCGTACTGGTGGTCGGCCGGCTTCTTCGTCTTCGCGGTGCTGGTGACGGTGCTGCTGTTCCGCCGCAAGGCGACGCCCCAGGCGGCCGCGGACACGCCTGCCGCCCCGGACGCCCCTGAGCCCTTGGCCGTCGCCGCCGCAGGGGGCACCGGCGGCCGGGACACCGACCGTCCGGACTTCGCAACCGACCGTCCAGGCTTCGGAACCGACCGTCCGGAGACCGAGATCGAGTTCGACGGTCCGGGCGTGATCCGCGGCCAGGTGCGGGACGGGGCGGGCACACCGCTGGCACGCGCCGCGATCACGGTGCTTGACCCGACGGGCCGCCAGGTCGCCCGGGCCACCTCGCGCGAGGACGGCTCGTACGCCGTGGACACCTCCGCACGCGGGAGCCTGGTGCTCATCGGCTCGGCGGCCGGACACCAGCCGCAGGTCGCCACGCTGTCCCTGAACGGCGCACCGATCGCCTACGACCTGGTCATGCCCGCCGGCACGGGCACCCTGTCCGGCACGGTGGGCGACACGGGCGGCGAGGCGCTGTCCGGAGCCCTGGTCGTCGTCACCGACGAGCGCGGCGCCGTGGCGTCCTCGACGACGACGGGGACCGACGGCGCCTACCGGATCGTCGACCTCCTCCCCGGCGACTACGCGGTCACGGTCACCGCGCCGGGCCGCCGCCCGGCAGCCTCCCTGGTGACGGTCACGACCGAGGGCATCCACCACGACATCGAACTCCGCCCCGCCGTCGACGTGCGCGGCACGATACGCACCCGGGACGGCCGCACGGTGGAGGACGCCCGGGTCACCCTGCTGGACGCGGAGGGCAACGTCGTCGCGGCCCGCTCCACCGGCCCCGACGGCACGTACGCCTTCACCGATCTCTCCGGCGACGAGTACACGGTGGTCGCCAGCGGCTACCCGCCGGTCGTCACGCCCGTGAAGATCGACGGGGGCGGGCGCCGGCAGGTGGACGTGTCGCTGGGGCACGAGGAGGCGTAGGGGTCCGGCAACGGCGGCGGCCGGCCCGGACCGTCCGACGGGGCGGTCCGGGCCGCCGGGACACCACGAAGAGAGACGCGCCGTAGCCGAACGAGCCGATACGCCAATCCCTGATCAGAGGATGCCGGTCAAACCCTCGATCGCCTTTTGGGCCCACTGCTGTGCCCCCGCCGCCGTACCGGCCACCACTCCGGTCGCGACCGGGGCCAGAGCTCCCCTCAGCATGGCGAGCGCGCGGCGGAGCCTGCCGTCTTCGGCAGCATCCGGCCGGGCGATCGTCGCGAGCACTTCTCTGGCTGCGGACTCGGCATCCTCTCGGTCGGGATCGGCGAGGCCGGCTTGGGGCAGCTCTCGGAGCAAGGTGGTGACCAGCGTGGCGAGTGCTTCGAAGCCCGGGGCGACAGCGCTGTTGTTCTGCTGGTTCTGGCTGACCGTGTCGTTGTTCCAGGCGAACTGAGCGCCTGAGACCTCGGCGTTGAACACCGGCCCGTCGTAGTTGTTGACGTTCTGCGGCTCGTTCATGTGCTGGAACCGTCCTCGTTGTTCTGCTGCTGGATGACGTTGTTGTTGTTCCATGCCAGTTGGGCCCCGTGGACCTCGGCGTTGAACACCGGGCCGTCGTAGTGGTTGACGATCGTCGGCGGAGGCTCGACCGGCTCTGCGGTCTGCTCGACGACCGGCAGCGACGTGCGGAGAGAGACAAGGTCGACGCGGCCGTTGTCCAGCACGGCCACACCCTGCGTTCCGGTGACGGAACAGTCCACCAGCCGTCCGCCGCTCGTGCCTTGGAAACTCGCACCCGCTGTCGCGCAGTCGACGAACTCGCTGTTCATGACATCCAGGCGGGCGGAGTCCGTCCCGCAGAGTCCCAAGCCCTCCGAGCCGGTCACAGTGAGGTTCCGCGCGACGAGTCTCCCCTTGCCGAACCCGACAGCCCCACAGGAGCTCACCGCTGTGACCTCACAGTCATGCAGGAACAGCTGAGCCTCCTCGCCGACGCCGAAGCCCACCACTCCCCGCTCCGCCGACACCCCTTTCAACGTGACCCGGGACTGACCCAGGACCTCCGCTGCGGACATGCCGAAATCACGGAACACCGAGTCGGCGACGTCGGCCGTGGTACCGCCGTTGCCCCGTGTCTCCAGGTGCGACGGGCAGCGCTCGACGCGGACCTGCTCGAACACGGCCCTGGCCTCGTCGTGGACCCGCAGCGCGACGCTCGTCAGGTCCTCGATCTCGACCCGGGTGAAGCGGCCTCTGCCGCCATCGGTGACGGCTATGCCGACGTTGCCGCGCGAGATGCGGCAACCGTGAACCTCGGGAGCGCCGCCCTTGGTCGAGAACACCGCGATGTTGCCCGCGCCGAAGACCTCGCAGTCCTCGAACCTGCCACGGCCTGAGGTGTGGACGTTGATGCCGGTGTCGCGACACTCGGTGAACGCGCAGCCGCGCACCACAGGGTCGGCACCACTCACCACCGCGATCCCGTGCTGCGCGTCGAAGACCCGCGTGTCGTCCACGGAACCCTTCGACTGCTCGATGAACGCGACTCCCTCCGCGTGCACAGCGTTGATCGCGCAGTCGGTCACGGTGAGCTCCGCCTGCGAGTCCGCCATGACGGCCGCTTTGCCGGTGCCGGTCAGCTCGCACCCGGTGACCTGGGCACGGGCACCGCTGACCCGCACGCCATGGATCATGCTGCCCCCGATCCAACTGCTCCGGACCGAGACGTCGGCACCTTCGATCACCGCGACCGCGTTGTCGGTGGCGTCGGTGAACCGGCACCGTTCGACGAGCCCGTTCGCCCCGCTGAAGAGGGCTCTGCCGTGGAGGAACACGCTGTCCCGCAGCGTCACGAAGGTGTTCGGCCTCGCGTGCACGCTGACGCCGTTGTGCGCTCGGACATCGCAGTGGTCAAGCGTGAGCGTTCCCGCATGGCAGCCGACGACGTCGGCGTCACGGCCCACCAATACGAGACCGTGCACACGAACCGACCCGAAGGCGTCGAGGACGGGACCACGGGACCGGCTCACCACCACGGAGCCCGGATCGCCGAGCGCAGCCAACTGGACCTCGCCCTGGACGGTGAGCGCCTCCTCGTAGCGACCGGGCGCGATCTCGACCAGCGCCGCCCGACCCCGTCTGGCCGCGGCAGCGAGCGCGGAGGTGATGTCGGGGTAAGCGCGGCGCCCACCGTGCGGCGAGAC of Streptomyces cynarae contains these proteins:
- a CDS encoding MFS transporter, translating into MEFIQTEAAPATDSGRTHHHAQPKHRWWALGVIALAQLMVVLDATIVNIALPSAQQDLGFDNNGRQWIVTAYSLAFGSLLLLGGRLADLFGRKTTFIIGLVGFAAASALGGAANGFTMLVVARAIQGLFGALLAPAALSLLTTTFTDAKERARAFGVFGAIAGSGAAVGLVLGGLLTEYLNWRWTLYVNDVIAVFALVGAIVFISRSVPAQRPRLDIPGVILVSGGLFGVVYGFANAETHDWSNWMTWGFLAAGGVLLLAFFLWQARAKHPLLPLRVLADRNRGAALSTVLISSAGMFGVFLFLTYYLQATLGYSPVKNGVAFLPMVGALMVMAQLSTNVLVPKIGPKVIVPIGMLLAAGGMVWLTRLGLHSGYAAHVLPPLLLIGAGLGLSMPAAMSYATLGVQASDQGVASAAVNTTQQVGGSVSTALLNTLATSAATDYAKHHMTDPLVKVNAALHSYSTAYWWSAGFFVFAVLVTVLLFRRKATPQAAADTPAAPDAPEPLAVAAAGGTGGRDTDRPDFATDRPGFGTDRPETEIEFDGPGVIRGQVRDGAGTPLARAAITVLDPTGRQVARATSREDGSYAVDTSARGSLVLIGSAAGHQPQVATLSLNGAPIAYDLVMPAGTGTLSGTVGDTGGEALSGALVVVTDERGAVASSTTTGTDGAYRIVDLLPGDYAVTVTAPGRRPAASLVTVTTEGIHHDIELRPAVDVRGTIRTRDGRTVEDARVTLLDAEGNVVAARSTGPDGTYAFTDLSGDEYTVVASGYPPVVTPVKIDGGGRRQVDVSLGHEEA
- a CDS encoding right-handed parallel beta-helix repeat-containing protein translates to MVARYLVSPHGGRRAYPDITSALAAAARRGRAALVEIAPGRYEEALTVQGEVQLAALGDPGSVVVSRSRGPVLDAFGSVRVHGLVLVGRDADVVGCHAGTLTLDHCDVRAHNGVSVHARPNTFVTLRDSVFLHGRALFSGANGLVERCRFTDATDNAVAVIEGADVSVRSSWIGGSMIHGVRVSGARAQVTGCELTGTGKAAVMADSQAELTVTDCAINAVHAEGVAFIEQSKGSVDDTRVFDAQHGIAVVSGADPVVRGCAFTECRDTGINVHTSGRGRFEDCEVFGAGNIAVFSTKGGAPEVHGCRISRGNVGIAVTDGGRGRFTRVEIEDLTSVALRVHDEARAVFEQVRVERCPSHLETRGNGGTTADVADSVFRDFGMSAAEVLGQSRVTLKGVSAERGVVGFGVGEEAQLFLHDCEVTAVSSCGAVGFGKGRLVARNLTVTGSEGLGLCGTDSARLDVMNSEFVDCATAGASFQGTSGGRLVDCSVTGTQGVAVLDNGRVDLVSLRTSLPVVEQTAEPVEPPPTIVNHYDGPVFNAEVHGAQLAWNNNNVIQQQNNEDGSST